The Saccopteryx leptura isolate mSacLep1 chromosome 2, mSacLep1_pri_phased_curated, whole genome shotgun sequence genome has a window encoding:
- the TAL2 gene encoding T-cell acute lymphocytic leukemia protein 2, with protein sequence MTRKIFTTSRERWRQQNVNSAFARLRKLIPTHPPDKKLSKNETLRLAMRYINFLVKVLGEQSLQQTGAAAPGNILGLFPQGPHPPDRTRLSDCQVPSPGPRHHIP encoded by the coding sequence ATGACCAGGAAGATCTTCACAACTTCCAGGGAGCGGTGGAGGCAGCAGAACGTCAACAGCGCCTTTGCCAGGCTCAGGAAGCTCATTCCCACTCACCCTCCGGACAAAAAGCTGAGCAAAAACGAAACGCTTCGCCTGGCAATGAGGTATATCAACTTCCTGGTCAAGGTCTTGGGGGAGCAAAGCCTACAGCAAACGGGAGCGGCTGCCCCGGGAAACATTCTGGGACTCTTTCCCCAAGGACCCCACCCGCCAGACAGGACTCGGCTCAGTGACTGCCAGGTCCCTTCACCTGGCCCACGCCACCACATCCCTTAG